The following coding sequences lie in one Victivallis lenta genomic window:
- a CDS encoding DUF452 family protein, with amino-acid sequence MTVRLLHRAENGKLLLFFNGWSMDDTLFEGWENPGFNVMTVHDYTAPEALPDLSPYTELHLAAWSLGVRIAAELLAGAPYRFESAAAFNGTLRPVDPEYGIEPAVFSGTVANWGDERARARFYRRLAGTAEFRLPQRSPESQQAELAALEKHILSAPVPANVFKTARIGGRDRIIPAAAQRSFWSGEAVSIIEEPEAPHFPFRNIHSFEELIDAGRNR; translated from the coding sequence GTGACCGTCCGTCTGCTCCATCGCGCCGAAAACGGGAAACTCCTGCTGTTCTTCAACGGCTGGAGCATGGACGACACGCTTTTCGAGGGCTGGGAAAATCCCGGTTTCAACGTCATGACCGTGCATGACTACACTGCGCCGGAAGCGCTGCCGGACCTTTCGCCTTATACGGAACTCCATCTCGCCGCCTGGTCGCTCGGCGTGCGGATCGCGGCGGAGCTGCTCGCCGGCGCGCCGTACCGCTTTGAAAGCGCGGCCGCGTTCAACGGAACGCTGCGCCCGGTCGATCCGGAATACGGCATCGAACCGGCCGTGTTTTCGGGAACCGTTGCGAACTGGGGCGACGAACGCGCCCGCGCCCGCTTCTACCGCCGGCTCGCCGGAACCGCGGAATTCCGGTTGCCGCAGCGCAGTCCGGAGTCGCAGCAGGCGGAGCTTGCCGCGCTCGAAAAGCATATTCTCTCCGCGCCGGTTCCGGCCAATGTGTTCAAAACCGCGCGGATCGGCGGCCGCGACCGGATCATTCCGGCGGCGGCGCAGCGGAGTTTCTGGAGCGGAGAGGCCGTTTCGATCATCGAAGAGCCGGAGGCGCCGCATTTCCCGTTCCGCAACATTCATTCGTTCGAGGAGCTCATCGATGCCGGGCGAAATCGATAA
- a CDS encoding aminotransferase class I/II-fold pyridoxal phosphate-dependent enzyme — MGFREELAADAAALEENGRLRILREIAPEGHGLCRYDGREFLNFSSNDYMGIAADAELRREFYAQYPDAATPELALSSASSRLLTGNTPAYVRLEEKLSALYNRRAALVFNSGYHANIGILPALSSDRDLILSDKLNHASIIDGMRLADAEFRRYRHLDCEQLEKILADRRAAYRRVFLVTESVFSMDGDAADLKKLVGLKKKYDCILVVDEAHSVGVRGPNGTGLSAELGVADDIDILIGTFGKAFGSTGAYAIMEPEVRTYLVNHMRPLIFTTGLPPAVLNWSCFVLDRCAKMDAERAKLRRMGCELRRLFGEKTVPGDSQIVPFLIGNDRESVERAELFQRHGVLVFAIRPPTVPPNGARLRFSLSAALPEESVAELRRLV, encoded by the coding sequence ATGGGATTCCGGGAAGAACTCGCCGCCGATGCGGCGGCGCTTGAGGAAAACGGCCGGTTGCGGATTCTGCGCGAAATCGCGCCGGAAGGGCACGGGCTCTGCCGCTATGACGGCCGGGAATTCCTGAATTTCTCAAGCAACGATTATATGGGCATCGCGGCCGATGCGGAGCTGCGGCGCGAATTCTACGCGCAGTATCCCGATGCCGCCACGCCGGAACTCGCTCTGTCGAGCGCGTCGAGCCGGCTGCTGACCGGCAACACGCCGGCTTATGTCCGGCTCGAGGAGAAGCTCAGCGCCCTTTACAACCGCCGGGCGGCACTTGTTTTCAACAGCGGCTACCACGCGAATATCGGCATCCTGCCCGCTCTGTCGTCCGACAGGGACCTGATTCTTTCGGACAAGCTGAACCACGCGAGCATCATCGACGGGATGCGTCTTGCGGATGCGGAGTTCCGCCGCTACCGCCACCTCGACTGCGAACAGCTTGAGAAGATCCTGGCCGACAGGCGCGCCGCATACCGCCGGGTGTTCCTCGTGACCGAATCGGTCTTCAGCATGGACGGCGATGCGGCGGACCTGAAAAAGCTCGTCGGGCTCAAGAAGAAATACGACTGCATCCTCGTCGTGGACGAGGCCCATTCGGTCGGCGTCCGCGGTCCGAACGGGACCGGCCTCTCCGCCGAGCTCGGCGTTGCGGATGACATCGATATCCTGATCGGGACCTTCGGCAAAGCCTTCGGTTCGACCGGAGCCTACGCGATCATGGAGCCCGAGGTGCGCACGTATCTCGTCAATCACATGCGCCCGCTGATCTTCACGACCGGGCTGCCCCCGGCAGTGCTGAACTGGAGCTGCTTCGTGCTCGACCGCTGTGCGAAAATGGATGCCGAGCGCGCGAAACTGCGCCGGATGGGGTGCGAACTGCGCCGGCTCTTCGGAGAGAAGACCGTTCCGGGCGATTCGCAGATCGTGCCGTTCCTGATCGGGAACGACCGCGAGTCGGTCGAAAGGGCGGAGCTTTTCCAGCGGCACGGCGTTCTTGTCTTTGCGATCCGTCCGCCGACCGTGCCGCCGAACGGGGCGCGGCTGCGCTTCTCGCTCTCCGCGGCGCTGCCGGAGGAGTCCGTCGCCGAACTGCGGAGGCTGGTGTGA
- the bioB gene encoding biotin synthase BioB codes for MLNPIIENAYKVLDGGVLTREEALEIAEKIDGEDILDLVSLANKVRKKFAREIAPCSILNAKSGVCAQNCRFCAQSRHHNTGIETYDLLPAEEVLEAARKAYDAGVRAFGYVTSGYGYKTVTPEFRQILDTLDLLHKELPELKICVSIGILSRETAKLLAEHHAWRYNMNLQTSPKRYAELIADTHTIEDKIATIKYLQEFGVTNCTGGIFGLGENWEDRVDMAFVIRDLNVEGTPLNVLLPIKGTPLEGREIMAPADVAKAFAIFRLVNPAGMIKFAAGRETVMKDFQGLLMLSGLNSMITGGYLTTRGRSVEDDVKFIEQLNRF; via the coding sequence GTGCTGAATCCGATCATTGAAAACGCCTACAAGGTGCTCGACGGCGGAGTCCTGACCCGCGAAGAAGCGCTTGAAATCGCGGAAAAAATCGACGGGGAGGATATCCTCGACCTCGTATCGCTCGCCAACAAGGTGCGGAAAAAATTCGCGCGCGAAATCGCGCCGTGCTCGATTCTGAACGCAAAATCCGGCGTCTGCGCCCAGAACTGCCGGTTCTGCGCCCAGAGCCGGCATCACAATACCGGGATCGAAACCTATGATCTCCTCCCGGCGGAGGAGGTGCTCGAAGCCGCGCGGAAGGCGTATGATGCCGGAGTCCGCGCTTTCGGTTACGTCACCAGCGGCTACGGCTACAAAACGGTCACGCCCGAGTTCCGGCAGATCCTCGACACGCTCGATCTGCTGCACAAAGAGCTGCCGGAACTCAAAATCTGCGTGTCGATCGGCATCCTTTCGCGTGAAACCGCGAAGCTGCTGGCCGAACACCACGCCTGGCGCTACAATATGAACCTGCAGACCAGCCCGAAGCGTTACGCCGAGCTGATTGCGGACACCCACACCATCGAAGACAAGATTGCAACGATCAAATATCTGCAGGAGTTCGGCGTCACCAACTGCACCGGCGGCATTTTCGGCCTCGGTGAGAACTGGGAGGACCGCGTCGACATGGCGTTTGTGATCCGCGACCTCAATGTGGAGGGGACTCCGCTCAACGTTCTGCTGCCGATCAAGGGGACGCCGCTCGAAGGGCGTGAAATCATGGCGCCGGCCGATGTTGCGAAGGCATTCGCGATTTTCCGGCTCGTGAATCCGGCCGGGATGATCAAGTTCGCGGCGGGCCGCGAAACGGTCATGAAGGATTTCCAGGGGCTCCTGATGCTCTCCGGGCTCAACAGCATGATCACCGGCGGATATCTGACCACCCGCGGCCGCAGCGTCGAAGACGACGTGAAATTCATCGAACAGCTGAACAGGTTTTAG